CCCTGCCCAGTACCAGTCGGAATAAAGCATTGCGCCCGCCCCGAAATCAGCATAAAAAACATTGGGCCCGCCTTTCGCAAAAGGATCCTCCGAAGGTTGTCCTGTTAGCCCGCCATTATTATACTGGTCACCAAATGTCAGTCCGAAATAATCCAGTGTCCGGGAGGCAAAACCGCCCTGAATACCGAGCCTTAACGAAGTAACATCATTCATCCGGACCTGGTAGGAATATTGCAATGCCGCCTCGGTCGATTTAAGGTTGCCCAGGCCCTGGCTATCCATCGTCACCAGCACGCCGACACCGCTATTGAAATTGGACAAAAACAGATCAGCACCGATAGATGTAGTAACAAAATTGGCCGAAAGTGATGGCCACTGGTTACGATAATTGATGGTTGCACGCGGCGCCAATGCCCCTCCTGCCAGTGCCGGATTAAGGTACAGGGGATTGGCGTAAAACTGTGAGAATTGAGGATCCTGGCTCCAACCTTTCAGGCAGGACAGTGTCAATATGAAAAGGAGAAGTATACGCTTGATCATATATTTAACTAGTTGCTGCTCTTTAATTAGCAGCGCGATTTCAGGCTGAAAAAAATAACAGGATTAATTTCACAAAATATCTTCAAATTGCGTATTAATATTCAAAATAGAGTGGTTTTACCGACATTAGCACACAAAATTTTAACATTTTATTTTCGTTAGTATTGTCGGGTGATCTGAATATTAATTGTGGTGGCCGGGGGTGTTTGAACAAGTAACGAAACATGGGGCGATTTTATAATAAGTACCAACAAATATTTTATACATTTTTCTTTCTTATGCTGTTGTCAACAGTGTATGTAAAGGCGCAAGCTCCGTTTCTGGTGGAAGGTCAGTGTATGCAAAATCCTGACTGCGAAGCTGACTCTACTACATTCAAGGATACGCTAAGTACAGCCATTGCGTGGCGCTGGAGTTTTGGAGAAGGCGGTGCTTCGGACACACGCCGCAATGCACAGCACTCTTACATGGCACCCGGCTCATACACAGTCACATTGGTACGGACGATCCGCGGAGGCAGCCAGCAGACGGTTTCACAAGTCATACAAATCGGCGAATTGCCTCCCTCATTCCAGCAATGGAAAACTGATACGACCATTTGCCCGGGCGATACGCTCATTCTCGATCCTTATCCCAATGGCGCTCCCGAAGGAGCCCGGTATGTTTGGTACCCGAAAGGAGATACCACCCAGACGTTAAATGTCGATAGCTCAGGCTGTTACTCTGTGGAAGTGATTTTGCCCAATGGCTGTAAAATCCAGGACAGGATCAATGTGAAGATCTGTATGGAGCCCGTGAATCAGGAAGGTGCCAAATGGTTTTTCGGAGGTAATGCAGGGCTTGATTTTTCCAATAGTCCCCCCACACCCATCACCGACGGCAAACTGAACACCCCGGAAGGAACCTCAGCCATAGCCAATTCGAAAGGGCAGCTGCTCTTTTACTCTGACG
The genomic region above belongs to Dyadobacter pollutisoli and contains:
- a CDS encoding PorP/SprF family type IX secretion system membrane protein, giving the protein MIKRILLLFILTLSCLKGWSQDPQFSQFYANPLYLNPALAGGALAPRATINYRNQWPSLSANFVTTSIGADLFLSNFNSGVGVLVTMDSQGLGNLKSTEAALQYSYQVRMNDVTSLRLGIQGGFASRTLDYFGLTFGDQYNNGGLTGQPSEDPFAKGGPNVFYADFGAGAMLYSDWYWAGVSAHHLNRPNQAFSSLSEARLPVKASLQAGLRIPFAGYTFLGDEIDKEKTISPAIMYKKQGKYDQFDAGLYATIEPLVLGAWYRGIPFKKYEQNINNHESLIFLAGFRQDKFSIGYSYDLTISTLGAGSGGAHEISLSYIFAPLEPKPKRSKSSKKQLSCPKF